A genome region from Gossypium hirsutum isolate 1008001.06 chromosome A04, Gossypium_hirsutum_v2.1, whole genome shotgun sequence includes the following:
- the LOC107948857 gene encoding heme-binding-like protein At3g10130, chloroplastic has translation MGMVFGKITVETPKYEVVQSSADYEIRKYPPAVAAEVTYDPSQFKGNKDGGFSLLANYIGALGNPQNAKPEKIAMTAPVITRSPGNESEKIPMTATVVTKGDNNNMVTMQFLLPATYKTAEEAPKPLDERVVIKEEGERKYGVVKFGGVATDKVVEEKVENLKKSLERDGYKVIGQFLLARYNPPWTLPAFRTNEVMLPVE, from the coding sequence ATGGGTATGGTTTTTGGTAAGATCACAGTGGAAACACCAAAGTATGAAGTGGTTCAATCCTCGGCTGACTATGAAATCCGAAAATACCCACCAGCAGTTGCAGCTGAAGTCACATACGATCCATCTCAGTTCAAGGGGAATAAAGATGGTGGCTTTTCGTTGTTGGCAAATTACATCGGTGCTTTAGGCAATCCCCAAAACGCAAAACCTGAAAAGATAGCAATGACAGCTCCAGTGATAACTAGATCACCTGGAAATGAAAGTGAAAAGATTCCCATGACTGCTACTGTGGTGACAAAGGGTGACAACAATAACATGGTGACCATGCAATTCCTATTGCCGGCGACGTATAAGACAGCGGAGGAAGCACCGAAGCCTTTGGATGAGAGGGTGGTGATAAAGGAAGAAGGGGAGAGGAAATATGGGGTGGTGAAGTTTGGAGGAGTGGCGACGGATAAGGTGGTGGAAGAGAAGGTGGAGAATCTGAAGAAAAGCTTGGAGAGAGATGGGTACAAGGTGATTGGCCAGTTCTTGTTGGCTAGGTATAATCCTCCATGGACTTTACCTGCTTTCAGGACTAATGAAGTCATGTTACCAGTCGAGTGA
- the LOC107948858 gene encoding protein transport protein yos1, with protein sequence MGFWTLVEGLLLFANALAILNEDRFLGPRRWTLAEFRGGRRNTLKGQIVGLIHACQFLRLPLILFNIIKVSLWLRST encoded by the coding sequence ATGGGGTTCTGGACATTGGTAGAAGGATTGCTGCTATTTGCCAATGCATTAGCAATACTGAATGAAGATAGGTTCCTTGGTCCAAGAAGATGGACTTTAGCAGAATTTcgaggaggaagaagaaacacTCTCAAGGGGCAGATAGTTGGGCTCATACATGCATGTCAATTCCTCAGACTACCACTTATCCTTTTCAATATCATCAAAGTTAGTCTCTGGTTGAGATCAACATGA